In Streptomyces sp. NBC_00483, a single window of DNA contains:
- a CDS encoding sulfite exporter TauE/SafE family protein, which produces MNTLILAVLCGAVVGLALGGLGGGGGVLAVPALVYLLGVDPADAGTTSLVIVTVTSATALARHAGTRTVRWRTGVLFAAVGAVPTVGASMLAHRLPQNLLTGAFAVLAGVAAAVMLRGARARGEAPPASTGPPVRAAAGPASAGPQTRPATGPAPGLVHVRESEATVTRGATAPGRAGPLRTTGAGAGLGAVTGLLGVGGGFLAVPTLVSVLRLPMRVAVGTSLVVTLLNSLVSLTTRLTTEGISIDPAVLGPFVGAAILGAWDARRLAAKLSGPALQRAFAVLLLATAAFMLVDAFV; this is translated from the coding sequence GTGAACACCCTGATCCTCGCCGTGCTCTGCGGCGCCGTGGTCGGCCTGGCCCTCGGCGGGCTCGGCGGCGGCGGTGGCGTCCTCGCGGTTCCGGCCCTCGTCTACCTCCTGGGCGTCGACCCCGCCGACGCGGGCACCACCAGCCTGGTCATCGTCACCGTCACCTCCGCCACCGCCCTCGCCCGGCACGCGGGCACCAGAACCGTCCGCTGGCGGACCGGCGTGCTGTTCGCCGCGGTCGGCGCGGTGCCGACCGTCGGGGCGTCGATGCTCGCGCACCGTCTCCCGCAGAACCTGCTGACCGGCGCGTTCGCCGTGCTGGCCGGGGTGGCCGCCGCGGTGATGCTGCGCGGTGCACGTGCCCGTGGTGAGGCGCCGCCTGCGAGCACCGGTCCGCCGGTGCGGGCGGCGGCGGGGCCCGCGAGCGCCGGTCCGCAGACGAGGCCGGCGACGGGGCCCGCCCCCGGCCTCGTACACGTACGAGAGTCAGAAGCGACGGTCACCAGAGGAGCCACCGCCCCCGGCCGGGCCGGCCCACTGCGGACCACCGGGGCCGGGGCCGGGCTCGGCGCGGTGACCGGGCTGCTGGGGGTGGGCGGCGGATTCCTCGCCGTACCCACCCTGGTGTCCGTGCTGCGGCTGCCGATGCGGGTGGCCGTCGGCACCAGCCTCGTCGTCACCCTGCTCAACTCGCTGGTGTCCCTCACCACGCGCCTGACGACCGAGGGCATCTCCATCGATCCCGCGGTGCTCGGCCCCTTCGTCGGCGCCGCGATCCTCGGGGCGTGGGACGCCAGGCGGCTCGCGGCCAAGCTGTCGGGACCGGCATTGCAGCGCGCGTTCGCGGTCCTGCTGCTCGCGACGGCCGCGTTCATGCTGGTGGACGCCTTCGTGTGA
- a CDS encoding GntR family transcriptional regulator, whose protein sequence is MHPVPTSSSQSGPRPLTRSKGKPLWSQLRADLLRRLEDGEFRDVFPGEHDLVAEYQVSRHTVREALRTLRAEGLVTAQRGRVSRFAASRPLEQKVGEAYSLFHSVEEVGAVQRSVVRRLDERADGVIAARLGLEESTPLVHLERLRLADGEPLAVDRVWLPADVARPLLSVDFTHTSLYAELERHCRTHISGGWERIRAVVPTRAERKLLDCPESTALFAIDRLGHDADHRQVEWRQTLVRADRFTVAAAFSADDGYRLGAPVPTP, encoded by the coding sequence ATGCATCCCGTGCCCACCAGCAGCTCGCAGTCCGGCCCCCGTCCACTCACCCGGTCCAAGGGCAAGCCGCTGTGGTCCCAGCTCCGCGCCGACCTTCTGCGACGCCTTGAGGACGGCGAGTTCCGGGACGTCTTCCCCGGTGAGCACGATCTCGTCGCCGAATACCAGGTCAGTCGGCACACCGTCCGCGAGGCGCTGCGCACGCTGCGCGCGGAGGGCCTGGTCACGGCGCAGCGGGGCAGGGTGTCCCGGTTCGCGGCGAGCCGGCCGCTGGAGCAGAAGGTCGGCGAGGCGTACAGCCTCTTCCACTCGGTCGAGGAGGTCGGCGCCGTCCAGCGCAGCGTGGTCCGCCGCCTCGACGAGCGTGCCGACGGTGTCATCGCCGCCCGTCTCGGCCTCGAGGAGTCCACTCCCCTCGTCCACCTGGAACGCTTGCGGCTCGCCGACGGGGAGCCGCTCGCCGTCGACCGCGTCTGGCTCCCGGCGGACGTGGCCCGCCCGCTCCTGTCCGTCGACTTCACGCACACCTCGCTCTACGCCGAGCTGGAACGTCACTGCCGTACGCACATCAGCGGCGGTTGGGAGCGGATCCGGGCCGTGGTGCCCACGCGCGCGGAGCGCAAGCTGCTCGACTGCCCCGAGTCCACCGCCCTGTTCGCGATCGACCGGCTCGGCCACGACGCCGACCATCGCCAGGTCGAGTGGCGCCAGACCCTGGTCCGCGCGGACCGGTTCACGGTGGCCGCCGCGTTCTCGGCCGACGACGGCTACCGGCTGGGCGCGCCCGTTCCGACTCCCTGA
- a CDS encoding class I SAM-dependent methyltransferase, which produces MEQSEQWRHASSFGAAAVSYAEHRPDYAQAAVRWALEGAPGVRVLDLGAGTGKLTAVLAVLGAEVAAVEPDLAMLGQLRRSLPGVRALPGSAEAIPLSDASVDVVVAGNAMHWFDMAVAGPEIARVLVPGGVLAGLWNLMDDEVEWVAGLARVGGGAAVGPRDTPAAWRAATAGMHLPKTEAAPRFGSPEQAEFPHGQRRTADSLVQTLATRAGVLVMPEEEREALLGRIRAFLAGTPETARGEFTLPMRTGVLRVRRL; this is translated from the coding sequence GTGGAGCAGAGTGAACAGTGGCGTCATGCCTCTTCCTTCGGTGCGGCAGCGGTCTCGTACGCCGAGCATCGGCCCGACTACGCGCAGGCCGCGGTGCGTTGGGCGCTCGAGGGCGCGCCCGGAGTGCGTGTGCTTGATCTGGGGGCCGGAACCGGCAAGTTGACTGCCGTACTTGCTGTGCTGGGGGCCGAAGTTGCCGCCGTAGAGCCGGACTTAGCGATGCTGGGCCAGCTGCGGCGCTCCCTTCCAGGGGTTCGCGCCCTGCCGGGCAGCGCCGAGGCGATTCCGCTGTCGGACGCCTCAGTCGATGTCGTGGTGGCCGGCAACGCCATGCACTGGTTCGACATGGCGGTCGCGGGGCCCGAGATCGCCCGTGTCCTCGTGCCCGGCGGCGTACTGGCCGGGCTGTGGAACCTCATGGACGACGAGGTGGAGTGGGTCGCCGGGCTCGCACGGGTCGGTGGCGGCGCCGCCGTCGGCCCCCGCGACACCCCTGCCGCTTGGCGTGCGGCGACGGCCGGCATGCACCTTCCGAAGACCGAGGCGGCGCCCCGTTTCGGCTCACCGGAACAGGCCGAGTTCCCGCACGGGCAGCGTCGCACCGCCGACTCCCTTGTTCAGACTCTCGCGACGCGCGCCGGCGTGCTGGTCATGCCGGAAGAGGAACGGGAAGCCCTGCTGGGGCGGATCCGTGCCTTCCTCGCCGGCACACCGGAGACCGCCCGTGGTGAGTTCACCCTGCCGATGCGGACGGGTGTGCTGCGGGTGCGGAGGCTTTGA
- a CDS encoding TetR/AcrR family transcriptional regulator, with protein sequence MRGLTHRAVDRRAALPTGTTSAYFRTRAALLTGLVTRLVQLDQAELQSTAEQLAPLHTADDLVNGMTLLARRRLTGEGRRRSLARYACAVESVRDPELRDILVPRENAGREAVRTFLTEHGAPDVETRTHTLLSCIDGLIFDRLVSGGEVPREALEGLVTAALR encoded by the coding sequence ATCCGCGGCCTCACCCACCGCGCGGTGGACCGCCGAGCGGCGCTGCCGACGGGCACCACATCGGCGTACTTCCGCACCCGGGCCGCCCTGCTCACCGGCCTCGTCACCCGCCTCGTCCAACTCGACCAGGCGGAACTGCAGTCGACGGCCGAGCAGCTCGCCCCACTGCACACCGCCGACGACCTCGTGAACGGCATGACACTCCTGGCCCGCCGACGCCTCACCGGCGAGGGCCGCCGCCGCTCGCTGGCCCGCTACGCCTGCGCCGTCGAGAGCGTGCGCGACCCGGAACTGCGGGACATCCTCGTCCCCCGCGAGAACGCCGGCCGCGAAGCAGTTCGCACATTCCTCACCGAGCACGGGGCCCCAGACGTCGAAACCCGCACGCACACGCTGCTGTCCTGCATCGACGGCCTGATCTTCGACCGCCTCGTGAGCGGTGGCGAGGTACCGCGCGAGGCCCTGGAAGGCCTGGTGACAGCGGCCCTGCGGTAG
- a CDS encoding TetR/AcrR family transcriptional regulator, which translates to MSTRPAGHKAIIEAAREEFSEQGYGATSIRDIAKRAGVSLSALYYYYKGKQDLLVAILEEGLDAYFGACGTALDEAGDDPAEQLEALVTATVQFRIEHPVKSSIVLTEGRSLEPEHLARYRKNEERGTQQFREVIERGVADGVFLTPHPDDARRAVIAMCNAIAQWYRTDGEVTPDELVERYVSLALTVVEYRPRSVRRVARG; encoded by the coding sequence GTGTCCACTCGACCCGCAGGTCACAAGGCCATCATCGAGGCCGCCCGCGAAGAGTTCTCCGAGCAGGGCTACGGGGCCACCTCGATCCGCGACATCGCCAAGCGCGCCGGAGTGAGCCTGTCCGCGCTGTACTACTACTACAAGGGCAAGCAGGACCTGCTCGTCGCCATCCTCGAAGAGGGCCTCGACGCCTACTTCGGCGCCTGCGGAACCGCCCTCGACGAGGCCGGCGACGACCCCGCGGAGCAGCTGGAGGCCCTGGTCACGGCGACGGTGCAGTTCCGTATCGAGCACCCGGTCAAGAGCAGCATCGTGCTGACCGAGGGCCGCAGCCTGGAACCCGAACACCTCGCCCGCTACCGCAAGAACGAGGAACGCGGCACGCAACAGTTCCGCGAGGTCATCGAACGCGGCGTCGCCGACGGCGTGTTCCTGACCCCCCACCCGGACGACGCCCGCCGCGCCGTGATCGCCATGTGCAACGCCATCGCCCAGTGGTACCGCACCGACGGCGAGGTGACCCCCGACGAACTCGTCGAGCGGTACGTGTCGTTGGCGCTGACGGTGGTGGAGTACCGGCCGCGGTCGGTGCGGCGGGTGGCCCGCGGTTAG
- a CDS encoding flotillin family protein, which yields MSPVTIAVAGVVVLLVLLALVVITRYKVAGPSEAFIVTGRRGKKSTDPETGHVITDNSGQKVVVGGGVFVVPFVQQKFTLELSSRHIPVAVRGAVTLRGVKANLEGVAIVKVGGTEDSIRAAAQRFLMQQDGIVGFTQEVLSGALRSIVGRMSVEDVIRDRAAFAGQVAEEAEASLSGQGLVLDAFQIQDITTEGSYLEDLGRPEAARAKQEADIAEAVARRASEQARLKAEEEIAIAQRTFALKQAEIKAETDRAAAQANAAGPLADAARQQEVLTEQEKVAERQAALTDRELDTKVRKPADAARYQAEQEAEARRIGLVKQAEADAQRARLTGEGEKAHRAALADAVRLEGESEAAAIGAKGAAEAEAMQKKADAFAQYGDAAVLQMLVEVLPQVVAKASEPLSAVDKMTVISTDGASQLSRTVADNVAQGVELLNSTTGVDLAALLKNITGAKGATVPAPKSAEPAGAESVNGHIEITD from the coding sequence ATGAGCCCTGTGACCATCGCCGTGGCCGGAGTCGTCGTGCTCCTGGTCCTGCTGGCGCTCGTCGTCATCACCCGCTACAAGGTCGCCGGTCCCAGTGAGGCGTTCATCGTCACCGGGCGGCGCGGCAAGAAGTCCACCGATCCGGAGACGGGTCATGTCATCACCGACAACAGCGGCCAGAAGGTCGTGGTCGGCGGCGGCGTCTTCGTCGTCCCGTTCGTGCAGCAGAAGTTCACGCTCGAACTGTCCTCGCGGCACATCCCCGTCGCGGTGCGCGGCGCGGTCACCCTGCGCGGCGTGAAGGCGAACCTCGAAGGCGTCGCGATCGTCAAGGTCGGCGGCACCGAGGACTCGATCCGGGCCGCCGCCCAGCGCTTCCTGATGCAGCAGGACGGCATCGTCGGCTTCACGCAGGAAGTGCTGTCCGGCGCGCTGCGCTCCATCGTCGGACGGATGTCGGTGGAGGACGTCATCCGCGACCGGGCCGCGTTCGCCGGGCAGGTCGCCGAGGAGGCGGAGGCGTCGCTGTCCGGTCAGGGCCTGGTCCTGGACGCGTTCCAGATCCAGGACATCACCACCGAGGGCTCCTACCTGGAGGACCTGGGCCGGCCGGAGGCCGCCCGCGCCAAGCAGGAGGCCGACATCGCCGAGGCCGTCGCGCGTCGCGCCTCCGAGCAGGCGCGGCTGAAGGCCGAGGAGGAGATCGCGATCGCGCAGCGCACGTTCGCGCTGAAGCAGGCCGAGATCAAGGCGGAGACCGACCGGGCCGCCGCGCAGGCGAACGCGGCGGGACCGCTCGCGGACGCGGCCCGCCAGCAGGAAGTTCTCACCGAGCAGGAGAAGGTGGCGGAGCGTCAGGCGGCGCTGACCGACCGGGAGTTGGACACGAAGGTCCGCAAGCCCGCCGACGCCGCCCGTTACCAGGCCGAGCAGGAGGCAGAGGCCCGCCGGATCGGCCTGGTCAAGCAGGCGGAGGCGGACGCCCAGCGGGCCCGCCTCACCGGTGAGGGCGAGAAGGCGCACCGTGCTGCGCTTGCGGACGCGGTCCGGCTCGAGGGTGAGTCCGAGGCGGCGGCGATCGGCGCGAAGGGTGCCGCAGAGGCGGAGGCCATGCAGAAGAAGGCCGACGCGTTCGCGCAGTACGGCGACGCGGCCGTGCTGCAGATGCTGGTCGAGGTGCTGCCGCAGGTCGTCGCGAAGGCGTCCGAACCGCTGAGCGCCGTCGACAAGATGACGGTGATCTCCACGGACGGGGCGAGCCAGTTGTCCCGTACGGTCGCCGACAACGTCGCCCAGGGCGTCGAACTCCTCAACTCCACCACGGGTGTTGACCTCGCCGCGCTGCTGAAGAACATCACCGGGGCGAAGGGGGCGACGGTGCCCGCCCCGAAGTCCGCCGAGCCGGCCGGCGCCGAATCGGTGAACGGCCACATCGAGATCACGGACTGA
- a CDS encoding PucR family transcriptional regulator, protein MASQQDVPDEYLDGYVRAVADASATGRRLTRDELDARRALGERAAEAGLGLRALVAAHLAQTHTGNIGTRVTVDAVVAAGAQAIDAFAEGYERAQRQTMRREEAARREFIDDLLYGRSDLGKLAERAERFGLRLSGEHAIAVARGNGAYEEGDTVAREIEGAVIARFGNRNILLTTKEGRLVCIAPGDQTEVLTYFAKQAYAAVDGSQVAIGRPQSGPGGVVQSYEEALSALDLATRLGLDTPVLRSADLLVYPVLTRDRQAMTDLVHNTLGPLHEARGGAQPLIDTLMAYFDAGCVSAEAARQLSLSVRAFTYRLARIHQLTGIDPAVPADRYTLQTAVIGARLLDWPTDAA, encoded by the coding sequence ATGGCGTCGCAGCAGGACGTTCCCGACGAGTATCTGGACGGGTATGTCCGGGCGGTGGCCGACGCCTCCGCCACCGGACGCCGGCTGACCCGGGACGAACTCGACGCGCGCCGCGCGCTGGGCGAGCGTGCCGCGGAGGCAGGTCTCGGGCTGCGGGCCCTGGTCGCCGCCCACCTCGCGCAGACGCACACCGGCAACATCGGCACCAGGGTGACGGTCGACGCCGTCGTCGCGGCAGGCGCCCAGGCCATCGACGCGTTCGCCGAGGGCTACGAGCGCGCGCAGCGGCAGACCATGCGCCGGGAGGAGGCGGCCCGCCGCGAGTTCATCGACGACCTGCTCTACGGCCGCAGCGACCTGGGCAAACTGGCCGAGCGCGCCGAGCGTTTCGGGCTGCGGCTGTCCGGCGAGCACGCGATAGCGGTGGCCCGCGGCAACGGCGCGTACGAGGAGGGCGACACCGTCGCGCGCGAGATCGAAGGCGCGGTGATCGCCCGTTTCGGCAACCGGAACATCCTGCTGACCACCAAGGAAGGGCGGCTCGTCTGCATCGCCCCCGGCGACCAGACCGAGGTCCTCACCTACTTCGCCAAGCAGGCGTACGCCGCCGTCGACGGAAGCCAGGTCGCCATCGGCCGCCCGCAGTCGGGCCCGGGCGGCGTCGTCCAGTCCTACGAGGAGGCGCTGAGCGCACTGGACCTGGCTACCCGCCTCGGCCTCGACACCCCGGTGCTGCGCTCGGCCGACCTCCTCGTCTACCCCGTCCTCACCCGCGACCGGCAGGCCATGACCGACCTGGTCCACAACACGCTGGGGCCGCTGCACGAGGCACGGGGCGGCGCCCAGCCGCTCATCGACACGCTGATGGCGTACTTCGACGCCGGCTGCGTGTCGGCCGAGGCCGCCCGCCAACTGTCGCTCAGCGTGCGGGCGTTCACGTATCGCCTCGCCCGTATCCACCAGCTCACGGGCATCGACCCAGCGGTCCCGGCCGACCGCTACACGTTGCAGACCGCGGTGATCGGCGCCCGCCTCCTGGACTGGCCGACGGACGCCGCCTGA
- a CDS encoding MBL fold metallo-hydrolase — protein MKLAPHLHRLGNDLVACYLIDTSEGITLIDAGLPGHWRDLQRELRSLGKTVDDIRGLVLTHGDSDHIGFAERLRTTHGVPVYVHAADAMRTRTGEKPKVSIGPMRLGPALGFLGYSIRKNGLRPRYVGETTKIGDGDILGLPGSPVIVSMPGHSPGSVAVHVPLADAVFVGDALTTRHVLTGRTGPQPAPFTDAPAQALMSLERIAELSASWVLPGHGAPWRTSPAEAHKMVQSAATSTHT, from the coding sequence ATGAAACTCGCACCCCATCTGCACCGCCTCGGCAACGATCTCGTGGCGTGCTACCTCATCGACACCTCCGAGGGCATCACCCTCATCGACGCCGGACTGCCCGGCCACTGGCGGGACCTTCAGCGCGAACTGCGCTCCCTGGGCAAGACCGTCGACGACATCCGCGGACTCGTGCTGACCCACGGCGACTCCGACCACATCGGCTTCGCCGAACGCCTGCGAACCACTCACGGCGTGCCGGTGTACGTGCACGCCGCCGACGCCATGCGCACCCGCACAGGAGAAAAGCCCAAGGTCTCAATCGGCCCCATGCGTCTGGGCCCCGCCCTCGGCTTCCTCGGCTACTCCATCCGCAAGAACGGCCTGCGTCCCCGCTACGTCGGCGAAACCACCAAGATCGGCGACGGCGACATCCTGGGCCTGCCCGGAAGTCCGGTCATCGTCAGCATGCCGGGGCACTCCCCGGGAAGCGTGGCGGTGCACGTCCCACTCGCCGACGCGGTCTTCGTCGGGGACGCCCTGACCACGCGGCACGTTCTCACCGGGCGCACAGGCCCTCAGCCCGCGCCCTTCACCGACGCCCCTGCGCAAGCACTCATGTCCCTCGAGCGAATCGCCGAGCTGTCGGCATCCTGGGTGCTCCCCGGCCATGGCGCCCCTTGGCGCACCTCACCGGCGGAGGCGCACAAGATGGTTCAGTCCGCCGCGACCAGCACCCACACCTGA
- a CDS encoding isochorismatase family protein, giving the protein MQIVFADLQDSIVALSSTNSPESIKRSTGVLGQVAQALNIPFTVSVAPRPGGPGVIAELPEAPAFVRGGPCCWDDQQWREAIAAHTRGTLVICGVTSEIVVLHTALDALAAGYDVIVPVDASGGMSERTESAALRQIEKAGGTVTSVAGLVTDMVRDFTTPTGRDVITALHDLAG; this is encoded by the coding sequence GTGCAGATCGTCTTCGCCGACCTGCAGGACAGCATCGTGGCGCTGAGCAGCACGAACAGCCCCGAGAGCATCAAGCGCTCGACCGGAGTGCTCGGCCAGGTCGCGCAGGCCCTGAACATCCCGTTCACCGTGTCGGTCGCACCCCGCCCCGGCGGACCCGGCGTCATCGCCGAACTTCCCGAAGCACCTGCCTTCGTGCGCGGCGGACCATGCTGCTGGGACGACCAGCAATGGCGCGAAGCAATCGCCGCTCACACTCGCGGAACACTGGTCATCTGCGGCGTGACCTCAGAGATCGTGGTCCTTCACACCGCACTCGACGCCCTGGCCGCCGGCTACGACGTGATCGTCCCGGTCGACGCGAGCGGCGGCATGTCGGAGCGCACGGAGAGCGCGGCACTCCGTCAGATCGAAAAGGCAGGCGGCACCGTGACCTCGGTAGCCGGCCTCGTCACAGACATGGTCCGCGACTTCACCACCCCCACCGGCCGCGACGTCATCACCGCCCTGCACGACCTGGCGGGCTAG
- a CDS encoding MarR family winged helix-turn-helix transcriptional regulator — protein sequence MLFVNDVKWTETLSFRLGTLGALVADQYAEALAAHDLKPKHVGLLGVLDSGLAASQLEISKLMRVAPSLVVSLADRLESMGAIERLRDPTDRRRQILSLTDKGRELLADCTGKAVALDAKLAAELSPSQQAALGEALGRLAASYGLPIRE from the coding sequence ATGCTGTTCGTGAACGATGTCAAGTGGACCGAGACCCTAAGCTTCCGGCTCGGCACCCTGGGTGCACTGGTCGCCGATCAATACGCTGAGGCACTGGCCGCCCACGACCTGAAGCCCAAGCACGTCGGCCTCCTGGGAGTCCTCGACTCGGGGCTGGCCGCCTCCCAGCTCGAGATCTCCAAGCTGATGCGAGTGGCACCCAGCCTTGTGGTGTCCCTTGCCGACCGCCTCGAATCCATGGGCGCCATCGAGCGGCTCCGCGACCCGACCGACCGCCGCCGTCAGATCCTGAGCCTCACCGACAAGGGACGCGAACTCCTCGCGGATTGCACCGGTAAGGCGGTCGCGCTCGACGCGAAACTCGCCGCCGAACTCAGCCCGTCCCAGCAGGCCGCGCTCGGTGAGGCGCTCGGCCGCTTGGCGGCGTCCTACGGGCTGCCCATACGCGAATAG
- the dhaK gene encoding dihydroxyacetone kinase subunit DhaK yields the protein MKMLINVAETVVTDALKGMASAHPELNVDVENRVIVRRDAPVAGKVALVSGGGSGHEPLHGGFVGPGMLSAACPGEVFTSPVPDQMVRAAAAVDSGAGVLFIVKNYTGDVLNFDMAAELAEDEGVQVAKVLVNDDVAVTDSLYTAGRRGTGATLFVEKIAGAAAEEGQPLERVEAIARQVNENARSFGVALSACSTPSKGAPTFDLPSGELELGIGIHGEPGRERRSMMTSGEIADFSVNAVLEDLNPSSPVLVLVNGMGATPLLELYGFNAEVQRVLGERGVPVARTLVGNYVTSLDMAGASVTICQADEELLRLWDAPVSTAGLRWGM from the coding sequence GTGAAAATGCTGATCAACGTAGCCGAGACGGTCGTCACCGACGCCCTGAAGGGGATGGCCTCCGCCCACCCCGAACTGAACGTGGACGTCGAGAACCGGGTGATCGTGCGCCGGGACGCGCCGGTGGCCGGGAAGGTGGCGTTGGTGTCGGGCGGCGGGTCCGGGCACGAGCCGCTGCACGGCGGGTTCGTCGGTCCCGGGATGCTCTCCGCGGCCTGTCCCGGTGAGGTGTTCACCTCGCCCGTGCCGGATCAGATGGTGCGGGCCGCCGCCGCGGTGGACAGTGGCGCCGGTGTGTTGTTCATCGTGAAGAACTACACCGGCGACGTACTGAACTTCGACATGGCCGCCGAGCTCGCCGAGGACGAGGGTGTCCAGGTCGCCAAGGTGCTGGTGAACGACGACGTCGCCGTCACCGACTCCCTCTACACCGCAGGGCGGCGCGGCACCGGGGCGACCCTGTTCGTGGAGAAGATCGCCGGTGCCGCCGCCGAGGAGGGGCAGCCGCTGGAGCGCGTCGAGGCGATCGCCCGGCAGGTCAATGAGAACGCGCGGAGTTTCGGCGTCGCGTTGAGCGCCTGCAGCACACCGTCCAAGGGCGCGCCCACCTTCGATCTGCCGTCCGGCGAGCTGGAGTTGGGGATCGGGATCCACGGCGAGCCGGGCCGTGAGCGGCGTTCCATGATGACGTCCGGGGAGATCGCGGACTTCTCCGTGAACGCCGTGCTGGAGGACCTCAACCCCAGCAGCCCCGTCCTTGTGCTCGTCAACGGGATGGGTGCCACCCCGCTTCTCGAGCTCTACGGGTTCAACGCCGAAGTGCAGCGGGTGCTCGGGGAGCGCGGCGTGCCTGTCGCCCGCACGCTCGTCGGGAACTACGTCACCTCGCTCGACATGGCCGGCGCCTCCGTCACGATCTGCCAGGCCGACGAGGAGCTGCTGCGCCTGTGGGACGCACCGGTCAGCACGGCCGGGCTCCGCTGGGGCATGTAG
- the dhaL gene encoding dihydroxyacetone kinase subunit DhaL — protein MLDADFFRRWLTLAAAAVDREADRLTDLDSPIGDADHGSNLQRGFNAVRATLDKDAPDTPGAVLTLAGRTLISTVGGASGPLYGTLLRRTGKALGDAAEVGEADFAQALKAGVDAVAALGGAAPGDKTMLDALVPAAEALGDGDFAAARSAAEHGAEATTPLQARKGRASYLGERSIGHQDPGATSSALLIAALAETAEAAS, from the coding sequence GTGCTCGACGCCGACTTCTTCCGGCGCTGGCTGACACTGGCCGCCGCGGCCGTGGACCGCGAGGCCGACCGGCTCACCGACCTCGACTCGCCGATCGGCGACGCGGACCACGGCAGCAATCTGCAGCGCGGGTTCAACGCCGTGCGCGCCACTCTCGACAAGGACGCGCCGGACACTCCGGGGGCCGTACTCACCCTGGCCGGACGGACGTTGATCTCGACGGTGGGCGGCGCGTCGGGTCCGCTGTACGGGACGCTGCTGCGCCGCACCGGCAAGGCGCTGGGCGATGCGGCCGAGGTCGGCGAGGCGGACTTCGCGCAGGCACTGAAGGCCGGCGTCGACGCCGTCGCCGCGCTCGGCGGCGCCGCTCCCGGCGACAAGACGATGCTCGACGCCCTCGTGCCGGCAGCGGAGGCGCTCGGCGACGGGGACTTCGCCGCGGCACGGTCGGCGGCCGAGCACGGGGCCGAGGCCACCACCCCGCTACAGGCCCGCAAGGGGCGGGCGAGTTATCTCGGTGAGCGCAGCATAGGGCACCAGGATCCGGGTGCCACGTCGTCGGCGCTGCTGATCGCCGCGCTGGCCGAGACGGCGGAGGCCGCGTCGTGA
- the dhaM gene encoding dihydroxyacetone kinase phosphoryl donor subunit DhaM, with protein sequence MSAPDKPVGIVLVSHSKDVAESVARLATGLSGGGDTAPVAAAGGTEDGGLGTSSELISAAAAEVDRGAGVAVLVDLGSAVLTVKALLAEGDELPDATRLVDAPFVEGAIAAVVTASTGADLDAVAAAASEAYTYRKD encoded by the coding sequence GTGAGCGCCCCCGACAAGCCCGTCGGCATCGTGCTGGTCTCGCACAGCAAGGACGTCGCCGAGTCCGTGGCGCGGCTCGCGACCGGGCTCTCCGGAGGCGGCGACACCGCGCCCGTCGCGGCGGCCGGCGGCACAGAGGACGGCGGCCTCGGCACCAGCTCCGAGCTGATCTCCGCGGCCGCGGCGGAGGTCGACCGGGGTGCGGGTGTCGCGGTCCTCGTCGACCTCGGCAGCGCCGTGCTGACCGTGAAGGCGCTGCTGGCCGAGGGCGATGAACTCCCGGACGCCACACGCCTCGTGGACGCCCCCTTTGTGGAGGGCGCGATCGCCGCGGTCGTCACCGCCTCCACCGGAGCGGACCTGGACGCGGTCGCCGCGGCGGCCTCGGAGGCGTACACGTACCGCAAGGACTGA